In a single window of the Arachis hypogaea cultivar Tifrunner chromosome 6, arahy.Tifrunner.gnm2.J5K5, whole genome shotgun sequence genome:
- the LOC140173670 gene encoding uncharacterized protein → MDNTNDILVYSKTAKEHEEHSRIVLQILKERKLYAKLSKCEFWKEEVKFLGDVVRKGGIAVDPSKVEVVMEWERPTTLTEVRSFLGLAEYYWRSIEGFSWIALSMAKLTRKEVPFVWTSECEESFQTLKQKLTSAPVLILPFEVYCDASLKGKRGGGCIEPKVLDNCWMIIKEEELGDKFMDLKLDIGEVAGRARLNQLQISTSVLGPDLIAETTEKIKKIRERILTAQSQQKSYVDQRRKPLEFKVGEHIFLRVTPTTRIGRVIKTKKLNRRFIGPFEILRRFVPVAYQVALPPHLSNLHDVFHLSQLRKHTSDTTHMLEPESIELRENLTFQVTPMRIDDTSVKKLQGKEVSLVKVAWERAEVEEHT, encoded by the exons ATGGACAATACAA ACGACATCTTAGTTTATTCTAAGACGGCGAAGGAGCATGAAGAACACTCgaggattgtgttgcaaatcTTAAAGGAGCGGAAATTGTATGCTAAGTTATCTAAGTGCGAGTTCTGGAAAGAGGAAGTGAAGTTCTTAGGTGACGTGGTGAGGAAAGGAGGAATAGCAGTGGATCCTTCTAAAGTAGAagtggtgatggaatgggaaagaccgaCGACTTTGACGGAAGTCAGAAGCTTCTTGGGTTTAGCCGAATATTACTGGAGATCTATTGAAGGATTTTCTTGGATTGCGCTATCGATGGCTAAATTGACAAGGAAAGAAGTGCCGTTTGTGTGGACGTCGGAGTGTGAAGAGAGTTTTCAGACTCTAAAACAAAAGTTGACTTCAGCGCCTGTTTTGATTTTACCTTTTGAGGTATATTGTGATGCTTCCTTGAAAG gcAAACGTGGTGGCGGATGCATTGAGCCGAAAGTCCTTGACAATTGTTGGATGATAATCAAGGAAGAGGAGCTAGGGGATAAGTTTATGGATCTTAAgctggatattggtgaagttgcTGGAAGAGCTCGTTTGAACCAATTACAGATTTCAA CAAGTGTTTTGGGTCCTGACTTGAtagcagagactactgagaaGATTAAAAAGATTCGGGAGAGAATTCTAACTGCCCAGAGTCAACAGAAGAGTTACGTGGACCAGAGAAGGAAACCGTTAGAGTTTAAAGTGGGAGAACATATATTTCTGAGAGTTACACCAACAACTAGGATTGGAAGAGTGATTAAGACCAAGAAGTTGAATCGGAGGTTCATTGGACCATTTGAGATTCTACGGCGATTCGTGCCGGTGGCGTATCAAGTAGCTTTGCCACCTCATttgtctaacttgcatgacgtattccacCTGTCACAGCTCCGTAAGCACACGTCGGATACGACTCATATGTTAGAGCCTGAGTCGATAGAATTGAGGGAGAACTTAACTTTCCAAGTGACGCCAATGAGAAttgatgacactagtgtgaagaaaCTGCAGGGAAAAGAAGTTTCATTGGTTAAAGTAGCTTGGGAGCGAGCAGAAGTTGAAGAGCACACTTAG